The Candidatus Moraniibacteriota bacterium DNA segment AACACTTTTGAACAAGCGATCAAGAACGTATCACCACTCCTTCAGCTCAAATCTCGTCGTGTCGGTGGTGCGAACTATCAGGTACCTGTACCGGTTTCCGGTGAACGTCGTCAAGTGCTCGCAATGCGTTGGATCAGAGAAGCTTGTCGCAAACGTAAAGGGAAGGCAATGGCAGAAAAGCTGGCCGATGAACTCCTGGATGCTTCGAACAAACTCGGATCTGCGATGAAAAAGCGTGAAGAGACTCACCGTATGGCCGAAGCGAACAAAGCATTTGCTCATTTCGCCTAATTGAAAGCTTGAAAAGATTCACGATGGAAGATTATAGAATGAGAACAGTCAGTTTTCTTCTCTCTCATTGTCGTGAATCTTTTTTCTTCATTAGGGAGAAAGTATATAAAATAATAATTTTTTTCTTTTTATCATTATGGACCGAAAAACCCCCATTGATAAGTATCGTAATATCGGAATTATTGCTCATATCGACGCTGGAAAAACCACGACGACAGAGCGTATTCTCTTTTACACCGGTATCACGCACAAGATAGGTGAGGTACACGAGGGGGCAGCTACGATGGACTGGATGGAGCAAGAACAGGAACGTGGTATCACTATCACTTCTGCTGCAACAACCTGTTTCTGGAAAGGACATCATATCAATATCATCGATACTCCTGGACACGTGGATTTTACTGTAGAGGTAGAACGATCACTTCGCGTACTCGACGGTGGTGTCGTGGTATTTGATGGAAAGGAAGGCGTCGAACCACAATCCGAGACCGTGTGGCGTCAAGCGGAAAAGTACAACGTGCCTCGCATGTGTTTTATCAACAAAATTGACAAAGAAGGAGCTGTTTTTGAAGAAGCGCTCGATTCTATCGTGAACCGCCTCACTCCTCATGCTGTTGCTATCCAATATCCGATGGGGCTTCGTGGTGACTTCTACGGTTTGGTTGATCTTATGACAATGAAATCGTTTACCTTCGAAGGAGAAATGGGAGAAAAAGTTATCGAAGGAGAAATCCCAGCAGAATATCTGGACAAAGCAAAAGAGTGGCGTGAAAAAATGGTGGAAAAAATTTCTGAAACAGATGATGCTCTCACGGAAAAATATTTGAACGCCGAGGAAATTTCTGTCACAGAACTCAAGACGGTCCTCCGTAAAGCAACTATTGATGTGAAGTTGCATCCGGTGCTCATCGGAACCGCACTTCGTAACAAAGGTGTTCAACTGATGCTCGATGCCGTTGTGGATTATCTCCCATCACCAGTAGATATCCCTCCAGTAGCCTGTATCGATATGAAGACGGACAAAGAAGTGATTCGTGAAACTCGTGATGATGAGAAATTTTCTGCACTCGCTTTCAAAATCGCCACTGACCCATTTGTTGGACAGCTGACATTTTTCCGTGTGTATTCTGGTACCGTGAAGGCAGGATCGTACGTACTCAATTCTACGAAGAATGAGAAAGAACGTATTGGACGCATCCTCCGTATGCATGCCAATCACCGTGAAGAAATCGAGGAATTGACAGCGGGAGATATCGGAGCGCTCGTCGGTATGAAAGCGACCACAACAGGGAACACTCTCTGTGATCCTGAATTCCCAGTGATTCTCGAATCGATCACTTTCCCAGAGCCAGTTATCGATATCTCTATTGAACCAAAGACCAAAGTCGACCAAGAAAAAATGGGTATGGCTTTGAAGAAACTTCTCGAAGAAGATCCGACATTCCGCGTGCATACCGATGAAGAAACAGGTCAGACAATTATGTCGGGTATGGGAGAACTCCATCTTGATATTCTCGTCGATCGTATGAAACGTGAATTCAAAGTAGAAGTAAATGTCGGACGTCCTCAGGTAGCGTATCGTGAAACGATCCGTGACAAAGCAGAATCAGAAGGAAAGTTCATTCGTCAGTCGGGTGGTCGTGGACAATATGGTCATTGCTGGCTCCGTGTGGAACCTCAAGCAGAACCTGGTATGGGATATGAGTTTGCCAATGAAGTGAAGGGTGGTGCTATTCCTCAGGAGTTCATCAAACCTATTGACAAAGGTGTGCAGGAAGCAATGCTTACCGGTGTTCTCGCAGGGTACCCAATGGTAGATATCAAGGCCACAGTATATGATGGATCCTATCATGATGTCGACTCATCAGAAGCTGCTTTCCGTATTGCTGGTTCGATGGCTTTCAAAGATGCTTGTCGCAAAGCTCGTCCAGTTATTCTCGAACCAATTATGAAAGTAGTGGTGATTACCCCGGAACAGTTTATGGGTGATATCGTCGGAGATATTTCTTCTAAGCGTGGTGTGATCAAAGAAATGAATGCACGAGGCGAAGGAACATCAGCTGTGAAAGAAATCCATTGTGAAGTGCCACTATCCTCGATGTTCGGCTACGCGACACAGATGCGTTCTATGTCACAAGGGCGCGCGAACTATTCGATGGAATTCGGTCATTATGCCGAAGTACCAAACAACGTCGCTACTGAAATTATCGGCTCACGCACTCCAACAGGAGAGGCAAAATAATATTGTTCTGACAATATTATCCTGAGCTTGTCGAAGAGTTTAAGCGAATGTTGAATTTCAAAAACCAGCCAAAGAGGCTGGTTTTTAGTTTTATAGAGAAGGACGGTAGAATGTGTGATAAGATATATTTGTAGGAGAAATCATAGGAAATGATAGAATAATTTACAAATACAATAATCGTATGAAATATACTGGCGGATGTCATTGTGGGGGAGTGAGATATGAGGTCGAGGCAGATCTTTCGCATACGATGACGTGCAACTGTTCGCATTGTCAGAAAAAAGGATTTATTCTTGCATTTGTTCCAGCAGAACAATTCACGCTTCTTGCTGGTGAGGATCTGCTTACGGAGTATCGATTCAATACAAAAACTATCGCGCATCTTTTTTGTAAAGTCTGTGGAATTCAGTCCTTTGGTCGTGGCACTGGAAAGGATGGCAAGCCGACCATAATGGTCAATGTCCGTTGTCTCGATGCTGTCGATTTCTCCACACTCCATTCATCAGAATTCGATGGAAAAAGCATGTAATCCATAAGACGAGATCGGAATCTGTTCCTCTCTCTATCTGTTCTTTCTAGAAATCACAATATTTCCCGAAAGAAGGCTTGTATGCGGTTTTTTTATTGAGAATCGTCAGTGGCATTCGAGCGAAGAAATGAAGGCTTGACAGAATTGAAATGAGTTGGTATCATATCAAGTAATGCTTTCTCTCAAGCTTTTTTCATTTACTTTTGGAAAAAATGGGAGAAAGAGAAAAAGTGTAGTAATAAATATAATTCGTAATTATTAGGAGAGCGCATAATGCTTTACATAAAGTAAAGATGGCGTACTCATACGATACATCTATGGCAGAGCAATTTGATCGCAGCAAACCACACGTAAACGTCGGTACTATCGGTCACGTCGACCATGGAAAGACAACTCTGACTGCAGCTATTCTGCACGTTCAGCATTTCTTGGGTATGGCCGCAGAAAAAGGTATCGATGAAATCGACAAAGCTCCAGAGGAACGTGAACGTGGTATCACTATCGCAACTGCTCACTGTGAATATTCTACTGAAGCTCGTCACTATGCACACGTAGATTGTCCTGGTCACGCTGACTATATCAAAAACATGATTACAGGTGCCGCTCAAATGGACGGTGCTATTCTCGTTGTGTCTGCTACTGATGGTCCTATGCCACAGACTCGTGAGCACATCCTCTTGGCTCGCCAGGTAGGTGTACCTGCTATCGTTGTGTTTTTGAACAAGGTAGATATGGTGGATGATGAAGAACTCATCGAACTCGTCGAAGCTGAAATCCGCGAACTCCTTTCCAAATACGAATTTGACGGTGACAAAGCGGTTATCGTTCGTGGAAGTGCTCTCAAAGCTCTCAATGTAAAGTCTGCTGAGGATCCAGATGCAAAACCAATTCTCGACCTCATGAAAGCTATCGATGAGAACATTCCACAACCAGTACGTGATTTGGACAAACCATTCCTTCTCCCTATCGAAGATATCTTTTCTATCGAAGGTCGTGGAACAGTAGTAACTGGACGTATCGAACGTGGTGTGATCAACATCAACGAAGAAGTAGAAATCATCGGTCTCGCTGATACACGAAAAACAGTAGTGACTGGTATTGAAATGTTCAACAAGTCTCTCAACCGCGGAGAATGTGGTGACAATGCTGGTCTCCTCATCCGAGGTATCAAAAAAGAAGATGTACAGCGTGGTCAGGTATTGGCCAAAACTGGTTCTATCACTCCTCATACTGAATTCGACGGTGAAGTATACGTACTGTCCAAAGAAGAAGGTGGACGTCACACTCCATTCTTCAAGGGATACAAACCACAATTCTATATCCGTACCACTGATGTGACCGGTGAAGTAGAATTGCCAGAGGGAACAGAAATGGTTATGCCTGGTGATACTGTAAAACTGAAAATCAAACTCCTCGCACCTGTTGCTATGGAAGACGGTATGCGATTCGCTATTCGCGAAGGTGGCCGTACAGTAGGCGCTGGTGTTGTGACAAAAATTTTGAAATAGTCCGCCAGCTGGCGGATCGAGAGAATCGAGTGGGGAAGCAACTGAAAAAAGTTGCCCCCACGATCATTCTCTTGAAAGAGGGATAAATAGTACATCATAAATGACGCAATGAAAAAGATAGAAACAACGCAAGACCTACGTGTCAGAATCAAAATCAAGGCTTATGATCACAAAGTGATCGATCAGTCGGCGAGAAAAATTGTGGAAACAGCAGAGCGTACTGGAGCGATCATTACTGGCCCCGTACCGCTTCCGACAGAAATCCACAAAGTAACCGTCAACCGTTCGACTTTTGTCCATAAGAACTCACGTGATCAGTACGAGATGCGTGTACACAAAAGATTGATCGACATCACCAATCCAACTGCCAAAACTATCGAGAATCTTACGAACCTCGATTTGCCAGCAGGAGTAGACGTCGAAATAAAAATGTAGTATCATTGCAAGTCAAGAAAACATTTATTACCAATAGATAAAATACTCGTTCAAGTCTTCATCTCCGTATCTGATAAAAGGAAGGGAGAAGTAAGATACTAAGCGAGCCACGTTTGAAAAAACTGGCTGTCTTAGAAAGAGCCAGTTTTTTTATTACCAAACGAATCAGCCTTATGAAATTTCTTCTCGGAAAAAAACTCGGAATGACAACGCTTTTTGATGAAACAAAAGGTGCTTTGAATGTTACCATGATTGCCTGTCAAGAAAACACCGTTGTTCTCAATCGTACTTTCGAAAAAGATGGCTATCTCGCCGTACAACTTGAGATTGATAAAACAGGAAAGAAATCTGTCCGTAAAGAATTCCGTGTCGACAAGGCCATAACAATCGCAGAAAACCGCGCTGGTCTCGTAACAGAGTTGGAAAAATATCCAATCGCAAGTAAAATCAATGTTTCTCTTTTCGCTCTGGGTGATCAGGTCAATATTTCTGGCGTGACGAAAGGAAAAGGATTTCAGGGAACAGTCAAACGATATGGATTTGCCGGAGGTCGCAAGACGCACGGTGGTAAGCACGATTTGCGCAAGCCAGGATCTATCGGAGCAACATTCCCAGAACACGTTGTCAAAGGTCGCCGTATGGCAGGACGTATGGGCGGTGTCAATATGACTGCTCTCAATCTCACGGTTGTTTATGTCAATGAAGAAGAAGGGTTGATCGGTGTCCGAGGTGCTGTACCAGGAGTGAATGGACGTGTAGTGAAAATAATGAGCGTGAAATAATCACAGATATGACCAAGATTACTGTAAAAAACACAGCAGGCAAAGATGTAAAGGAAATCGAATTAGTAGATTTCGTTTTCAATGTACCTGCAAACAATACATTGCTTCATCAGATTTACGTCGCTCAAACAAGTAACCTCCGCAAACCTATTGCTCACACCAAGGATCGTAGCGAGCGCAGTGGCTCTGGTATCAAACCTTGGCGTCAGAAGGGAACGGGGCGTGCTCGTGCTGGTTCTGCTCAGAGTCCTTTGTGGCGTAAGGGTGGAGTGACATTTGGACCGACCAAAGATCGAAATTTTAGCAAAGATACCAATCAGAAAATGCGTCAGAAGGCAGTTATGATTGCTCTTTCAGAAAAAATTCGTTCTGGAAAAATGATCGTGGTTGATGAATTGAATTATACTGAAAAGAAAACAAAATTGTTTGCTGAGACACTGAAAGCTTTCGGTATCACAAACAGAAGTCTCGTGCTTTCGCTTACGGGTGATGAACGAGCACTGACTGTGATGAGCCGTAATATTCCAAAAGTAGAGAATACTCTGACTGAAATGTTGAATGTTGTGCAACTCCTCGATCGTGAATATTTGATCATTACAGAAGCTGGTATCAAAAATCTCGAAAATCGTTTCGCAGTATGGAATAAGCAGGAGACCAAGTAATATAAATGTATGGCATTATTCAAGAAAACAACTGAAGAAACGAAAGAAAAAACAGTGAAAACTGTTGTTCCAAAGGAAAAGACTGTAGCAGTCAAAGAAAGTCCTTTGGCAACACAGCTTTTGCTCCGTCCTCGTGTTACTGAAAAAGCGTACGCTCTCAACGCTCTCAATCAATTTGTTTTTATTGTTGCGAAAGAAGCAACGAAAAAATCAATCAAGAGAGCTGTCGAAGAAGCCTACAGTGTCACAGTAGAGCAAGTCAATATCGTTAAATTGCCTGCAAAGACACGAGTTATGGGAAAGAATATCGGTACAAAAGGTGCCATCAAGAAAGCAATTATTAGTGTGAAAAAAGGACAGACAATAGAACTCTTTAAGGGTGGTATGTAATTCTCACTGCGGTAGCAAATCATTATGGCAATCAAAATCTACAAAAAGAATAATGCGGGACGACGTAATATGTCGGTGGTGAAACCAGATGGTTTGACTGACAGAAAACCGGAAAAATCCCTCCTCTCAGCTCTTCCAAAGAAAGCTGGTCGTTCTGGCGGAAAAATTTCCGTGCGACACCAGGGTGGTGGAGTCAAGCGTCGCTATCGTATCGTCGATTTTCGTCAAGACAAGTGGAATATTCCTGGACGTATCGCAAGTATCGAAAAAGATCCGAATCGTTCTGCTCTTATCGCACTCGTCCATTATGCTGATGGAGAAAAACGGTATATCCTCGCTACCGATGGAATGCGACAAGGACAAAACGTTCTTTCTGGAGAAGAAACTCCGATCGTCAATGGTAATCGATTGCTTCTTAAAAATATTCCTGTCGGAACGACTATCTGCAATATTGAAATGAAAATCGGCAAAGGCGGACAGATTGTCCGAAGCGCTGGAGCACAAGCAACACTCATGGCTCTTGATGGTCCGATGGCACAAATCAAACTCACTTCTGGAGAAATCCGTTTGATCAGTAAAGATTGTTATGCTACGCTCGGGCAAGTGAGTAATTTCGAACACAGTGCTGAAACGATTGGTAAAGCGGGACGCGCCCGACATATGAATCATCGCCCAGCCGTTCGTGGTAGCGCAATGAACCCAGTCGATCATCCACACGGTGGAGGAGAAGGACGTCAGCCGATTGGTATGCATCCGAAGACCCCATGGGGTAAGCCGGCACTCGGCAAGAAAACTCGCAAGAGAAAAAATATCACGAGTAAATATATTGTGAAACGTCGTCAGAAGAAATAGTATTATAATAAAGCCAACTGTATGTCTAGAAGTCTCAAAAAAGGTCCATATGTCGATCCACGCGTGCTCAAAAAGCTCGAAGGGAAGAAACTTGGCGATCGTACTGTCATCAAAACATGGTCACGATCCTGCACAATATCTCCTGAAATGACTGGTTTTACGTTTGGTGTTCATAATGGAAAAATCTTCATCCCTGTTCTTGTTACAGAAGAAATGGTAGGACACAAGCTCGGTGAATTTTCCCCGACTCGTACATTCCATCGTCATGGAGGAAAGATGCAGAAAGACCTCGAAACAGCTGCTAAACAACGTGAACTCGATGCTGCCAAAGCCGCCAAGAATGCGACTCCAGCCGCCGGTAAGAAATAGATACAATTATGAAGGTACAAGCTACACTCACCAATCTCCGAATAGCTCCACGTAAAGTGCGTCTCGTGACCCACGCTCTTGTTGGTATTGATGCCAATGAAGCTTTGATCCAGCTTTCCAAGTTGGTGAAAAAGTCTTCTGAACCGATCGCTACTCTTTTGAAAAGCGCTATCGCCAATGCAACTCATAACAACGGATTGGATGCTCAAAATCTCTATATTTTCGAGATTCGTGTCGGAGATGGTTTGCGACTGAAACGCTGGTTGCCTCGAGCTTTTGGACGAGCGACTCCTTTGCTCCATCGTGGTTCCAATGTGACGATTATTCTGGAAGAAAAAATAGAAGGAAAGAATCGTACTGAGAAGAAAACTAACGAAGAAATCGTTACGATCAAAGAAGCAGACATAGTCGAAACGAAAAAAGCCCCTGCTGTTTCAAAACACACAGAAAAAATAGGATCAAACAGTGGAGTATCCAACAAAACAACCGCAGGAAAAGTAGTCAAGAAAGTATTCCAAAGAAAATCGATATAATGAAAGAGCTTGTAG contains these protein-coding regions:
- the fusA gene encoding elongation factor G encodes the protein MDRKTPIDKYRNIGIIAHIDAGKTTTTERILFYTGITHKIGEVHEGAATMDWMEQEQERGITITSAATTCFWKGHHINIIDTPGHVDFTVEVERSLRVLDGGVVVFDGKEGVEPQSETVWRQAEKYNVPRMCFINKIDKEGAVFEEALDSIVNRLTPHAVAIQYPMGLRGDFYGLVDLMTMKSFTFEGEMGEKVIEGEIPAEYLDKAKEWREKMVEKISETDDALTEKYLNAEEISVTELKTVLRKATIDVKLHPVLIGTALRNKGVQLMLDAVVDYLPSPVDIPPVACIDMKTDKEVIRETRDDEKFSALAFKIATDPFVGQLTFFRVYSGTVKAGSYVLNSTKNEKERIGRILRMHANHREEIEELTAGDIGALVGMKATTTGNTLCDPEFPVILESITFPEPVIDISIEPKTKVDQEKMGMALKKLLEEDPTFRVHTDEETGQTIMSGMGELHLDILVDRMKREFKVEVNVGRPQVAYRETIRDKAESEGKFIRQSGGRGQYGHCWLRVEPQAEPGMGYEFANEVKGGAIPQEFIKPIDKGVQEAMLTGVLAGYPMVDIKATVYDGSYHDVDSSEAAFRIAGSMAFKDACRKARPVILEPIMKVVVITPEQFMGDIVGDISSKRGVIKEMNARGEGTSAVKEIHCEVPLSSMFGYATQMRSMSQGRANYSMEFGHYAEVPNNVATEIIGSRTPTGEAK
- the rplC gene encoding 50S ribosomal protein L3 — its product is MKFLLGKKLGMTTLFDETKGALNVTMIACQENTVVLNRTFEKDGYLAVQLEIDKTGKKSVRKEFRVDKAITIAENRAGLVTELEKYPIASKINVSLFALGDQVNISGVTKGKGFQGTVKRYGFAGGRKTHGGKHDLRKPGSIGATFPEHVVKGRRMAGRMGGVNMTALNLTVVYVNEEEGLIGVRGAVPGVNGRVVKIMSVK
- the rplW gene encoding 50S ribosomal protein L23 codes for the protein MALFKKTTEETKEKTVKTVVPKEKTVAVKESPLATQLLLRPRVTEKAYALNALNQFVFIVAKEATKKSIKRAVEEAYSVTVEQVNIVKLPAKTRVMGKNIGTKGAIKKAIISVKKGQTIELFKGGM
- the rpsS gene encoding 30S ribosomal protein S19 — protein: MSRSLKKGPYVDPRVLKKLEGKKLGDRTVIKTWSRSCTISPEMTGFTFGVHNGKIFIPVLVTEEMVGHKLGEFSPTRTFHRHGGKMQKDLETAAKQRELDAAKAAKNATPAAGKK
- the rpsJ gene encoding 30S ribosomal protein S10; the encoded protein is MKKIETTQDLRVRIKIKAYDHKVIDQSARKIVETAERTGAIITGPVPLPTEIHKVTVNRSTFVHKNSRDQYEMRVHKRLIDITNPTAKTIENLTNLDLPAGVDVEIKM
- a CDS encoding GFA family protein, with translation MKYTGGCHCGGVRYEVEADLSHTMTCNCSHCQKKGFILAFVPAEQFTLLAGEDLLTEYRFNTKTIAHLFCKVCGIQSFGRGTGKDGKPTIMVNVRCLDAVDFSTLHSSEFDGKSM
- the rpsG gene encoding 30S ribosomal protein S7, encoding MPRRKRQFTREWKPDPLYGNPLVGHFVGMIMWNGKKSVAEKIIYDSFDIIHERTKKGGLNTFEQAIKNVSPLLQLKSRRVGGANYQVPVPVSGERRQVLAMRWIREACRKRKGKAMAEKLADELLDASNKLGSAMKKREETHRMAEANKAFAHFA
- the rplD gene encoding 50S ribosomal protein L4 translates to MTKITVKNTAGKDVKEIELVDFVFNVPANNTLLHQIYVAQTSNLRKPIAHTKDRSERSGSGIKPWRQKGTGRARAGSAQSPLWRKGGVTFGPTKDRNFSKDTNQKMRQKAVMIALSEKIRSGKMIVVDELNYTEKKTKLFAETLKAFGITNRSLVLSLTGDERALTVMSRNIPKVENTLTEMLNVVQLLDREYLIITEAGIKNLENRFAVWNKQETK
- the rplV gene encoding 50S ribosomal protein L22; this translates as MKVQATLTNLRIAPRKVRLVTHALVGIDANEALIQLSKLVKKSSEPIATLLKSAIANATHNNGLDAQNLYIFEIRVGDGLRLKRWLPRAFGRATPLLHRGSNVTIILEEKIEGKNRTEKKTNEEIVTIKEADIVETKKAPAVSKHTEKIGSNSGVSNKTTAGKVVKKVFQRKSI
- the tuf gene encoding elongation factor Tu — protein: MAEQFDRSKPHVNVGTIGHVDHGKTTLTAAILHVQHFLGMAAEKGIDEIDKAPEERERGITIATAHCEYSTEARHYAHVDCPGHADYIKNMITGAAQMDGAILVVSATDGPMPQTREHILLARQVGVPAIVVFLNKVDMVDDEELIELVEAEIRELLSKYEFDGDKAVIVRGSALKALNVKSAEDPDAKPILDLMKAIDENIPQPVRDLDKPFLLPIEDIFSIEGRGTVVTGRIERGVININEEVEIIGLADTRKTVVTGIEMFNKSLNRGECGDNAGLLIRGIKKEDVQRGQVLAKTGSITPHTEFDGEVYVLSKEEGGRHTPFFKGYKPQFYIRTTDVTGEVELPEGTEMVMPGDTVKLKIKLLAPVAMEDGMRFAIREGGRTVGAGVVTKILK
- the rplB gene encoding 50S ribosomal protein L2, whose amino-acid sequence is MAIKIYKKNNAGRRNMSVVKPDGLTDRKPEKSLLSALPKKAGRSGGKISVRHQGGGVKRRYRIVDFRQDKWNIPGRIASIEKDPNRSALIALVHYADGEKRYILATDGMRQGQNVLSGEETPIVNGNRLLLKNIPVGTTICNIEMKIGKGGQIVRSAGAQATLMALDGPMAQIKLTSGEIRLISKDCYATLGQVSNFEHSAETIGKAGRARHMNHRPAVRGSAMNPVDHPHGGGEGRQPIGMHPKTPWGKPALGKKTRKRKNITSKYIVKRRQKK